The following coding sequences lie in one Paenibacillus durus ATCC 35681 genomic window:
- a CDS encoding ABC transporter permease has protein sequence MKLLKNELYKLFRTKKLYVFAAIILAVLLLNLHNYQPGSERTIWTFTYGQSAPLVLINILSQFMVIFIPIIIGDSISNEYRQGTLKLSLLRPITRSQLLRAKVASLFVFISIMVLFFIIASYAIGTYFLGWGSGTEYAGQLYTPIEGLLLTLGANALLILPFMAYGLFVTFIAVLSSNMSLTVISSLVIMTIGLNLNVFEAIAPYSLAYHIAYFHENFVHTLDWRLALQSTGIIAIYLAAFSLFSFYKFKKKEILY, from the coding sequence ATGAAGCTATTAAAAAATGAGCTTTATAAGCTCTTTAGAACGAAAAAACTGTATGTTTTTGCGGCGATCATTTTAGCTGTACTCTTACTGAATTTGCATAACTACCAGCCCGGCTCAGAAAGGACAATCTGGACATTTACCTACGGGCAATCTGCCCCGCTGGTCCTAATCAATATACTTTCGCAGTTTATGGTTATTTTCATTCCTATAATCATTGGTGATAGTATTTCCAATGAATATAGGCAGGGAACATTAAAGCTATCTTTGCTGCGACCTATCACTAGAAGCCAATTGTTGAGAGCAAAAGTCGCTTCGCTATTTGTATTTATATCTATTATGGTACTTTTCTTCATCATCGCATCTTATGCAATAGGAACCTATTTTTTAGGATGGGGTAGTGGAACAGAATATGCCGGACAATTATACACGCCCATAGAGGGTTTATTGCTCACCTTAGGGGCCAATGCTTTATTAATTCTTCCCTTTATGGCATACGGACTGTTCGTGACTTTTATTGCAGTATTATCCAGTAATATGAGCTTAACAGTTATAAGTTCCCTGGTAATTATGACTATCGGGCTAAATTTAAATGTTTTTGAAGCAATCGCTCCCTATTCCCTTGCTTATCATATTGCGTACTTCCACGAAAATTTCGTCCATACTCTGGACTGGAGGCTCGCACTTCAAAGCACCGGAATTATCGCAATCTATCTGGCTGCATTCTCTTTATTTTCATTCTATAAATTTAAGAAAAAAGAGATTTTGTATTAA